The stretch of DNA AATACCTCTGGTTGTTAAACGAATTTGTCAAGACCTGGCAAGACACGACGACCAAGTACTATTCTTCAAGTCTAACTCTGCAATTGCTTCTCAGATTCCAAACATTGTCGAAATGCTTGCAAGCTCGAAGCATGTCGAAACATCGGCATTCTCGTTTGGCTTGTTTCAGTTCGCATACTTAATGTCCTTTTCGCTCAATCATAATATAATTTGTGGTATAACATCTTTAGGCTTGCTTACGAATTACGAACTCTTCGAGAAAGACCAGTTTGCCGATTGCCAAGATTGGGCGCGCgatgattgcaaaaacattgaagacaAAAGAGGAATGAAGATGAGTCCTTTGAGCGTCGAAAATGAATGCCGCAAATCTAGTTAGAAAAGTAGAGCTGCACATGTGACCATTTGCCATAGCGACGTTGATGATTGTATCCTAGGTGAAAAATGGCTAACTCAATGGCACAGAAATAAGTACTGTGTTGCCCATCACGAAGGGATTTTTACTTATCAGGACTACGCACAGGAGTTAATGGGCTCCAAAATACAGCTTGGATGGAGGTATTGCAATTTCTATAGTGCCAAACCAACTAACAAAGGTACATTTCCAGTAACCACTAATGAAGGGACTGTGGAATTTGCCATTAGCACGAAGGACTGTATTGCTCACAGACTTTTGAGCGCCTCGATGTCGCCTGGCTATCATTCGCCCATTGAGGGGCTGTTTTTAGGCCGATAGAGATCTATGGTCGAAGAAGGAGGCATCCCCAGGATGCTCTTTTTTCAATCCTTTCTTGATAAGTCCAGTCGGCACCGTCACGAAAAGAAGACGATTCGTCTTTCTTGGGAACCGAAGAGGCCAAATGCCGTTGGCAAGAAAGGGCACCACCACCAATCCAGACTTAGGCCAGCGGCATCCCGTGTGCGATCAAACCAGACGTGGCCATGCCAAGAGACCAACAATCTGAGCCATAACGCATTTGACTTTATGGCAGGGTGAAGGTAAAAGGGCTCAGAAATCAACATGATTTGGAATCGAAGACTGTCGGTAAGAGATACATTAGCCCAACGTCGTTGCTATGAAATGCCTTACTTTTAAGCCATCCATAGGTTTTGCTCCTGGCTCTGATTAGCATTGGCAAATCTTCGGAGAGTGTTCCACTGCTGAGCAATGAGATCCCTTTTGGAGATGGCTATTTGAAGAGCTATGGCAGCGAAATCCTCGGTGTCGATCAACAACATCAGATTGAAGAAGCATTGGCTGGATCCACAGAGGCCCGGATAGCCTTCATTTCGCCAGTGGACGGAAGGAAGTGTGTACTAGAACATGAATGCTCCATTTGTGTGACCCAGCCTAGCGTTGAAGAGGTGGAATCCCTGGAATCGGGTTGTGATCCCgagacaaaattgaaaaattgtcgAAAAGACACGCGAACAGAGCCATTAGAGAAAAGAGTGAAGATTTGCAGTGAAAAAACGTCAAAGCAATGTGAATCGCCTTGTTTCAATTGCCCAACATTCTGTCGACCGCAATCACAATTTTGGTGTGAGGATGATTACAAGGTAAGTCAAATCGTGGTTCGATTTCGCGCAACTCATTTCTACTACACACCCAACCTAATAAACGGGACACGTTTTCAGTTCAGTTCTTGGACTGGCTTAGAGATTCCAGGATTTATGAACCCCTCTTTTTAGGTCTCTCAATTGAAtgaacaaattttggaaaatggGAAGGTTATTCACCGCGTCACGGAACATCTTCAACTTCAAATGAACTGCTACGAGCGAGACCTAGAACCCCTGTGCGCTCCAGTAAATTGTCGATTTCAGAGCCAAGGATCAGATTGTGTGGAAACTATAAAGACAGTTAATGTGAGTTTGAGTCAATGATGACGCTCTAGATTTCACTATCCAAACACCTCATCAACTTCCCAACTAAATATTCTTTAGGTGACTTTGGTGGATCAAAGTTGAGAACCTTGCCAAGTCAAATTCGAGGAGAAAATGGTCCACAAAGAAGTTTGCCGCAAATCCGTTGCTAGACTTTGTCCTCATCCCAACCAGAATGGGCAGTGGGTTAAGAAATGTGAAAACAAGCGGGAAATAAGAGAGAACAATGTAAGCTTGAAACAAGTCTCCTTCACTTCATTTCAATATCTAGCTCAGATCCTACTGCTACCCACTTACGTTTTGGCACACTTTCAGTTGGACGAGACAGACATCTTGGAGAAACTTTTTGAGATGACAGCGGGACCAGTTCGgcaactttttgaaaacgaaGCCAAAACTAATAGCGAAAATCAAACCTCAGAAACTGAAGTTAAAGGTTTTGAAGTGACACCCATAAGTATGGAAGAAGTGATGATATTGAATAACAGGGAGATCTTGGAAAGAGGGAATGGGCCTGAAAACTCACCAAGGCCCAGTTCCGGAAAagtaacaacaacaccaacaacaacaacgctTGCTCCTCAAACGACCAGGGAGACAATTGCCATAGTTACGGGTCGAATTATTTTGGAAAAGGACCAAGCTTATCAGGAACCTGAAACCACCAGCACATTCCGGTAAGGTGCTTGCATTGAATAATTTAGCTAAGAGTTCCTAATTGGTGTATTTTATTCTAGAAATGAGATTCCATCACCGACCACGGTCTTTTTCGACCCAAGATATAATCTTGTTCCGACTCAAGAAAGCCTCACGAACCTACCAAAGGAGACTGCACGAACGCGTACAGAAGAAAACGGAGAGCAAAATTGTGGGGAAGCTAATTGTTTCATTACAAGTGGGACAAAACAAGACGATCTTTTCTTGTCGGAGGATGGTTCTAGTGCTTCTACATCAAAAGGGTCATCAAATCCAGAAACGACAATCAACGTTGCAGTTACATCAACTATCACGACGAAAGCCACTTCCACAATtccaaccaccaccacaaccacaacaaccactGCAACCACTACAACCACTACAACTTCAACCACTacaaccactaccactacaaccactaccactacaaccactacaaccactacaaccactacaaccaccactaccactacaactactaccactacAACCAATACCACTacaaccacaaccactacGACCCTCCctacaaccaccacaaccaccccCACTACCAGTACAACAAGCACAACAagcacaacaacaacaacaacaacaacaacaacaactgctactactacttcaaCAACGACAACCACGCTCACAACCACCATTACCACATCAAGTGCAAGCTCTACAACTACTCCAGCACCAGCGGCACTTCGACTCTCGACGAAAGATCTCGTGCGATTGTGTATTACCCATCAAATTTGTAACGAGTGGCAAGTCCAGAAATACATGACGGACCATCAAATCCGTACAAGGCCTAATTCGCCTCCTCCAGCTTCGCCTCCACCACCTCAAGTAGCTACTGATACACCAGGCTCAGGCCCACGTCAACCCAAGGCAGTCAATCAGATTATTCTGTCCCAAATACATCGATGCATTCAAACACCACAGTTTTGTAACACTAATCTGATCCCTATGTCGAAGCCAAGGGCGAAGAGACCCAATAACAAGCTCGGAAACGTTCTCACCCACTCACCATCTACTCCAACAGCGACAACTCAAACAACGACCTCGACTTCTAGACCTCCAACAACCCCATCTTCACGCAATCTACAGCCAGCAGACTTTGCCCGGAGGTGTGTGGTGTCGGGGGATTGTGATCACTTTGGTGGTTCCATCAACAGTTCCCATTCCGACAACGTGGGATTACCTTCGAGGCAACCAGCCATTCGTGAGCAAAATAGATCGACGTTGAGTCAACAAGTGCGCCTTTGTCTCTTTCATGGGGTATGCAAGTGATTTCCCAGTAGACCAGGCACAAGTTACTGCCAAAATTAAAATGTGTACTGTTTCCGTCAATCATGTACAACAGTGCGAAGTACACGAACCCGTCACCAAAAGGGGGTAtttggagcttcaaaatgaataatgtCACCTGACACTGCGTATACGagtaaaagaaagaaaacaaaaacttatccTTCTTGATTTCAGCATTCTTTCAAAGATCTAAGGTCTATTGCAGAAAAAAACCGTCTCGAACCGTTAATTGTTTGCCCAAAAGTTCTTCTATGCTTGACGCAAAATAAAAGGGATGGGTGTACGATTTCAATCCTAGATTGCATGATCTGATTTGAAACCCCtgcaatgttttgaaacttcataAGATGCTAACCAAGATATTTGGGAGTAGATTGTTAATCTCTAAAGTTAAAACCTCCCTAAGATAACCTCGCAAATCAGCTCAAATATCGAACTTTATTTCAGCAGAAGAGGTATTTAGCAAATAGTTGACAgtgttttttaaatttctaaGACTACATGCGATTGTACTTATATCGATCAAAACGCGTTTCATCCCAAGCGTTTGTAGATGCTCACAATTAAATAAGAAGAAAATATTGTATGATTGGAACTTACTTTATGGTTCAACAAAATATTGGCACGTATGACAACGTATTACAAGTATCAagcatgaaatttttgaagatAACTTTGTTTCTACATACTTTTGAATAAGTGAATCTATTGGATTGTTAATGTTTGACTAGTTCAACGTCATAAATAGACCGGATAAATGTGGAAATATCATATCTGACCTCCTCAGCCTTTACTGGCTATATTTTTCCACGCATGATAAATCggtgaaaaatatattttgtacttGATAACATGCAGCACGGAAAATTGATTATCGTCTTCGAAACCAATTCCATTGGCAAACGTTCTTGAAGATTGTGATTGCAACAAACTTTATATCTACATTTCTCAATGATACTTGTACATCACCAAACCTTGAAAAACATGCACCCAAAATACTTAGGATTGCATGAACCTTTTAGAAAGGGGGATTAGAGAAGACCTACCTCTTCATTGGCAAAGCAGTACAATAAGTCAGATAACATTTCACCTTCTTCAATTAAAACTACAAAGCTGCACGAGATGATATAACTGGTTACTGTTAATTACATGTTCGATGCAATCGCAGACAAAGGTTACATTTTCAGACCTACTTTTAAATCACGTATAGTTCAGCTCCTTAGAAAACAGAGTTCATATACTCAGATCTAAGTTAAGATTATTGTCTctaataaaacaaaaattatcTTATATTGGGATGGGCTTTCTAGCGGCCAGAGAATTTTCTTTAGGCTTGTCTAAGGATTCTGGTGACACCTAGACCTATAGGCTTGAATTATATCTTTAACAAGTCAAATCGGAGTTCAATGATCAAGTTCTAGGTTTTAATACGTAGTTTCAATATTATCATTTGGTGACTTTTGAGGGGAACTGCACATCCATCTTAAAACCACAAAACTATGAACctcaaagaaataaaatcgTCTAAGTTACTCGCAAATACTCAAAATTGTTACTCAATCGGATATTCATCATGTgtcttaaaaaaatgattgttggATTACAAAAAAAGCCACCAATCTTTATTGATGCCGATCAAAGTCTTGTTTTGTCTGACTTACCGGCATTTATCCGGTTGACGATTTCAAGTGCATTTACAAACacacaacacaaaaacaacaatgaTAATTGTAATTATTTTTATATCAACTACTGAAGTCCCAATAGTTGTAACATTTGCAATACTTGTAGGATCCTGGACTCTGCGTCAATGCGCCCGACAACGATCACTGAGAACACCGACCAAGAAGATCCAGTGAGAAATTTTCCACCCTCGCCAAGAAAGGAAGACTCGAGCCAACTccatgtacgagtacgtacacTCCATCCTCCTCCGACTCTACCTCCTAGGATCCTGCTTCAAAAGACGCGACGAGGAACGGATCAGCGAACGAACAGATCGCCCAGAAGCTCTTCAGTAGTTCGGCGTGGATCTTCCTCCTTCGAAAATCGACGGACAGCCGATCGATCCGTTTATTTTACCCATCAGTTCTAAGGCTGGAGCGAGCGGGTTCACTCGCATCAATTTGGAAAGGGGTTGACGGTGGAGGTCGTAAATGACAAGGCCTTTCTTAATCACCAATTGACATGAATTGTGATAAGATCCTCGTTAGCTAAAGGCGAATTATCGTTATTTTTTGCCAGCCAGTGGGTGTTGTGGatttgaagctaaaaatcACCTGCCACTAGTGTACCCAGCTTAGCGTAAGTGAGCCCATCGATCTCAAGTCGGTTTTGTTATTTGCCATACATAATCGGCATCGTCAATCGAGGTCATGAGGCGAGAATCATTGTCTGCCATGACTTGAATGCGTGCCGTTGGTGAATCGTTGCTCGTAGTCAGGGATGCCTGGCAGTAGTGCTCACCCGCAATTTGGAAAGGCAGACTCACAGTTGCCACTGACCTCGGCCACGAGCCGGAATTCGTCTACAAAGTCCTCGCTTTTCCCACCGAAAGGAACCGATCGGGCCATGGATATGGAGATCCAGCAGGTCCCGTGGTGGAACCGCCGTTCACAAATGGAGCGACGTCTCTTTATCTTGGCCGTCCTCTTGTTGTGCTTGGCAGTAGGATTGGCCTTGGCCCTGGTCAGCGTGGTGTATTCGCAATCGCAAAAGGACTCTAACTCGCTCCATAAGACGACAGCGGCCTTTACGGGTGATGATAGCTCCGTCCAAACGAATGGCCATTACATTGGCTCCAACGAGGATGCCAATGCTCAGAGCTACTGCTTGACCCCGTCTTGTATTCGGTCAGCCGGCGAATTGCTTGATAATATGGACGATAAAGTGAACCCTTGTGTGgatttcttccaattttcGTGTGGTGGATTCATAAAGAAGACCTCGATCCCGGATGATCGGACACGAATGTCATCGTTTTCAGTGTTGGGGGATAAATTGCTCACTCAGGTAAGTTGTAATTAGTGATTACTCGTAGTCATGGTTATTATTTAGTGGTGGTGTTATTAATAATTCATGGAGTGCAATCCCTTTCGTCAAGGTTACGCGCATTCCATGGGAAACTTCTCGTTGATCATTTGTTCTGGCAGTTAATCAATTACTTTCTTGATTTGCCTGAATTTCACAATAACTGTACATGTGCCTTTATGATCAGAATCGTCATTGTTCGATTGTCGGTGAACGGCTGCATACGTATTACATCCAAGTGGATAGAGCTACTGAGGGCTGTTTTACATAATGCCGCGTTTTCACGGATCCCGATGGTTAGTTAGTCACTTGATTATTCCGTCTGGAAAACGTCCACGTCACATTATGAGAATTCACCACTTGCTTGATGGTCTGGTTGACACCCGCTGAGAAAACCAGGTGACAAATTATGCCTGAGAACCGAAATTAGTTCtgttaatttttcaatttcctaCTGGTTGGAGGCTACTTGGCCTAAATCTGACTCTGCGGTGATTGGTCGACATTTACTCTACATTGTTTTAGATTGAGTTGCTACTAGGAAGCGACACAGTACTCTTTGTGCGTATGTACTACATACCATTCCGATACGGAAAATTTGTTTCCGTTAACTGTGATTTCTGCACCCTTTTTGTTTACGAAATGCCATTTATTTGAACAGTGCAACATTAACGATGGCCAGGGGTATGCTGCAATCATCGATTAGCCTTTACTCACTGCTACTTAAAGGTGAACAGCAATGTCGAGCGTATAAGTGTACTTTGATCAATGTATTTTGAAACGGTGTTTTTGGATTGCCAAGCCATGCCACGTTTAGAGCAAGCGAGTTGGAAACCTGGAACTCAACCGAATTTCAGCCAACATTTAGGCACGATGCTCTCTGGAAATTTTCGATTCCTATTGGTCCATAAAGCTCGTACTTGATGAGTGGTAGTGGCAAAGTGATTGAAAAGGGTGGTATTCGCACACGCTGGTTACGACAGAAATATTAAGGTTCGCCCTGGCCTCTTGTTGGAAACGAAGACTCCGTCGTTCTCATCATTTGACCAATTTACTAAAATTGGCCGTCTAAACCAACTTGAAGCAgctcttttcatcttttactGATCTTGCACACATGCTTGATAAACGTGCAGAGATGTAGACAGACTTCTCAAAGAATGCATTCGAAAGTGAAACCATGCGGACTTGAAGCGGGAAATAGTCCACCAAAACCTGagcttgaaatcaatttgcaAAGACGAAGGGGACCACGAAGTAAACGAGAGACTTTTCTGATCTATGTTTGTCTGCTTATTTCTCTGTTTGTAGGTTCGGCTTTTGTTGGAAGAGGAGAATTCCCCCGATGAGGCGAAATCGTTTCATATGGCCCGTTATGTGTATCAGTCCTGCATGGATAAAGAGGGCATTGAACGCTTGGGTGTAGATCCTCTTAAACAAATCCTTCGAACTTTGGGAGGATGGCCCGTGTTAGAGGGCGCCTCTTGGAACGGTTCCAACTACATCTGGTACGAGCAAGTCTATCGTTTCCGAAAAATGGGCTACTCCGTGGATTATTTTGTGGACTTCTCCGTCACCACGGACCTGAAGAACAGCTCATGGCGGATCTTGGACCTGGATCAACCAGGCCTCGGGATGAGTCGGGAATACCTGATCAAGGGCTTTTTCGACGAGGATGTTCAGGTAAAGGACTACGCTGATCAGATTACCTACACTCTCACAAGCTCCATCTCCATTATCGTCGTTTCTCCATTGAGATCTTCCTTGCATTCAATGAGTGATAGACTGGAGAAAGTAAAAGCTCTTTTTGCCATCCAAGTCATTGTGATGCGTCTCAAAAGCGTTTGCCTGTCATAAACATATTCGAAGTTTGTGTTGATGCCATTGGCCTGTCAATATTGCCGAGCTCTAAAGAAAAACGTCAGGGATCCTCACCAAAAAACAGACATAGATCCAATCCCTAGAGAGTAGTTCCGGAAACGAAACGATTGCCTATTGGCAAGTTGGTACTCAAATTCGGTTCTTTGATAGTGCTATGAAACGAGTTGACGAGCTATCATTTTCCCCATTCCCAGCAAAACCTGAACGAGGACCATCTTCtgctctgtctctctctctcttacccccctcccccttttAGGCGTCTTTTCTGGAGGCCATAGAGACCTTGTTTTTATCAGGTTTAGATGTACTGCCATCTAACATTCGTGGTAAATGTCCAATTAACACGCCACTTTCAAGAACGTCTTCTTGCACTCCATGACGTTCACTTTTAGAGTATTCTTGATTACAATGCTACAAGAAATATCAGAAGAGATCCCATAGTACAAACCCTAGCTCTCTAGCACTTCTACTATTGGTCATTGTGGTCTGTTTAATACGTGCATTAAAAGACCGATGAGCACCACGTGATAGTTGATCCGTCTGTTGGTGTCTTTCATCATGACCATGATCCCCTCCTCGTACGAGTACTTCTTCCCTTACTTCTCTTGTTCTTTTTCCTCAATCCTGATGATCTTCGTTCgtttcatcttttctttccCACTGCTTCCTTGACCAATATGCGTTGCAATGACTAACTGACAGAGTGAGTGACTggatctctctttctctcctggATTGATAGGCCTATCTTCATTATATGATTGACGTGGCCACGTTTTTGGGGGCTGATCCGAGCACAGTGGCCCAAGAGATGAAAGAGGTGCTAGAATTCGAGATTATGCTGGCTAATTTCTCGCTGCCCCGTGAGGAGCGACGAAATGCTTCCAAGCTCTACAATCCCATGAGGATCAAGGATGTGTCCAATTTCGATCCACACACACCTTGGCTGGAGTACATCAACAATATCTTGACTTCAGATATCATCCAGGTTAGTCATGCACTTAGCGATGATCATAAAGTTTCAATTTCCGAAGCCTCTCGTCCTTCTCAACTTGAAGAGACTatttcaaacaagaaaaatcccaATTATGTGCCGACAAGCGATGGTCTCCTCTTTTGAAGTCAAGCCAGAAGTCTATTCCGCACTTTAATCAGGGCTCCGGCTTCTGGAAGACGAAGCCCTTAAAGAAAATTCTCGAGATTGATGCTTATCCCTTCCTTTAAGCTTTGTCAATTACCGACAGGCCTGTtcaatgacatattttgaaaccaattcttAATTCAAAAACGATAACTTAAGTCAAAGGCGTTCTCAATCGCCTCTTTTATTATCCGCATGTCCTTCAACAGGTCAGCGAGGACGAGATCATCATTGTGGATGTGCCTGAATATCTGGTCAAATTCTCATCGTTCATCCAAAAGGTGCCAGCTCGAGTTCAATCTAACTACATGCTGTGGCGGGTAGCAGCCGCCTCCATGAAATACCTGAATGAAGAAGCCAGAAAGATCTCATTGCGGTTCTCTGAAAAACTCACTGGAAAATCGGAGGAGACGCCAAGGTAAGAAAAGGGCGACTCTTTGCGTATGCTATGAGAACTTCCAAGATTCCGTTATTGTTTCAAGTACTGTATGTACACACCTACCCTGGCATGGCTAACATCTTTATACTCGAGGTCACCAATCCCCATGGAAATGATTCCTAGGGATTAAAATCTCGCGGGATTACGTTCATTACGTTACGTTATGGGTTTTACCTCCATTTCATGTCAGATGGAGAACGTGCGTTGGTGCTGCCAAAGGTAGTTTGGCTAACGCCGTGGGTGCCATGTACGTGCGAAGGTATTTTGACGAGGCCTCCAAACAGGCGGCTTTGGACATGGTGGCAGACATCAGGACGGAATTCGACAGCATCCTCGAAAAGGTCGACTGGATGGATGCAAATACGAAAAGACGAGCCAAGCAAAAGGCCAAGGACATCGTGGAACATATAGGTTATCCTCCTGAACTCCTGGACAACGAGAAGCTCAACGAGTTGTACGCTGGCCTCGAATTGAACAGTACACATTACCTGGGTAATGCCCTCAACATGACCGTGTTTGGCACGAACTACGCATTCTCTAAACTCCGAGAACGAGTAAGTTGACTGCATGTGCCCATAAGCCAAATCCACTGCAAAGGCCAGTCTCCCAGAAGCTAGATTGATGTGGGAAGATGTGAAGTTGTTCCTCTTCCTCAATTGGGTTTGGGATCGGGCTGGGCTTTAAAGTTCGGCGAACCGAGAAACCATCGGATGTTTCTTATCGGGCTTGTGATTCTCTAATCAATAGGTGAACAAGACAGATTGGATTCGCCATGGACGTCCCGCCGTGGTCAACGCCTTCTATAGCCCTCTTGAGAATTCGATCCAATTTCCGGCCGGAATCCTCCAAGGAatcttcttttccaatgatcGACCCAAATACATGAATTACGGTGCCATAGGCTGGGTCATTGGTCACGAGATCACACATGGGTTCGATGATCAGGGGCGGCAATTCGACATGGAAGGTAAGATCATCAGTCGTCATGGCCTATAAGATCccaattgatcttgaaaacCCGTAGCTGATACAGAGAAAGAGTAGAATTTCTCCTCTTTAAGGCAGGTCAAGTTTTATTTCGACGATGTTTGacgtttcaaaatgtcaaagccTTTAACTTGTTTTACTCATGGATATGTCAGAATGTGCCATTGTCACGGTAGAATGGCTGATATGTTGATTCAAAGACCATGCCGTCGAGCATTCAGTTGTGTAAAAGGGATTTGGAGGGACGAAATAAGCAATACTTTTGTCATTAGACGAATACGATCGAAGAACCCTTTTATCATTCAAGAAATGTTATTGGAACATTTGATCTATTTACATTTGTTAGTTCAAACCAAGGTGCGTCTCCTTTCGATTATAGTCTTTTAGTCGGTGCTTTTAAAAATAATCATTACCTGAGTGAGCAAATTACTAATTGGATTACTTAAAATCAGATTTTAATTTCTCTTTGCGTCAAAATTTATTGGGGTGCAACAATTGCGCTATATGTATTAAATATCATATTTAGACTGAACCACGGACTATCAGAATTTACTTCGACTTCCAACCGTTTTCCACCAAAACCAGCATATTCTGGAGTAATTTTGAGtcgtttttcaaaatatttgaatagaTTAAGAAATTTGAATGGTTGCAATTAAAGGTCAGCCACTTTTGTAGCATTCACCTTTAAAGTAGTTCGTTTAGAAGTTATATTGCCAAAAGTTCAAGCAGCTGACACAGAATGGCGCAGGTTGGAATCTTATTTTGCCGttactgcataactttgacAGCCAGATCTTTGGCCCCTATTTTGTCATGGTCTTCATTTATCGGGCACGATACTTTAATTAAACGTTATTTACCCATTTTGGATTAAGTGAGTGTTTCATGAGATATGAAATGTTTTGTCCGCTGTAAGTTGTCCAAGAGTGAACTCACAGTTTTATTTCAAGCCTTTGGAGAGCCGCTACGAGAGAAACAGACTCAGAAGGTGTATTTCTTCGATTGTAAAAGTGTAATTTCGATTGGATAAACGCTGATGGCTATCTTAATCCCGTGTTTGGAAAACAAGGCTCTTGCC from Tigriopus californicus strain San Diego chromosome 3, Tcal_SD_v2.1, whole genome shotgun sequence encodes:
- the LOC131877317 gene encoding uncharacterized protein LOC131877317 isoform X2 — encoded protein: MIWNRRLSVLLLALISIGKSSESVPLLSNEIPFGDGYLKSYGSEILGVDQQHQIEEALAGSTEARIAFISPVDGRKCVLEHECSICVTQPSVEEVESLESGCDPETKLKNCRKDTRTEPLEKRVKICSEKTSKQCESPCFNCPTFCRPQSQFWCEDDYKVSQLNEQILENGKVIHRVTEHLQLQMNCYERDLEPLCAPVNCRFQSQGSDCVETIKTVNVTLVDQS
- the LOC131877317 gene encoding mucin-2-like isoform X1, whose protein sequence is MVHKEVCRKSVARLCPHPNQNGQWVKKCENKREIRENNLDETDILEKLFEMTAGPVRQLFENEAKTNSENQTSETEVKGFEVTPISMEEVMILNNREILERGNGPENSPRPSSGKVTTTPTTTTLAPQTTRETIAIVTGRIILEKDQAYQEPETTSTFRNEIPSPTTVFFDPRYNLVPTQESLTNLPKETARTRTEENGEQNCGEANCFITSGTKQDDLFLSEDGSSASTSKGSSNPETTINVAVTSTITTKATSTIPTTTTTTTTTATTTTTTTSTTTTTTTTTTTTTTTTTTTTTTTTTTTTTTTTTTNTTTTTTTTTLPTTTTTTPTTSTTSTTSTTTTTTTTTTTATTTSTTTTTLTTTITTSSASSTTTPAPAALRLSTKDLVRLCITHQICNEWQVQKYMTDHQIRTRPNSPPPASPPPPQVATDTPGSGPRQPKAVNQIILSQIHRCIQTPQFCNTNLIPMSKPRAKRPNNKLGNVLTHSPSTPTATTQTTTSTSRPPTTPSSRNLQPADFARRCVVSGDCDHFGGSINSSHSDNVGLPSRQPAIREQNRSTLSQQVRLCLFHGVCK
- the LOC131877316 gene encoding neprilysin-2-like — its product is MPGSSAHPQFGKADSQLPLTSATSRNSSTKSSLFPPKGTDRAMDMEIQQVPWWNRRSQMERRLFILAVLLLCLAVGLALALVSVVYSQSQKDSNSLHKTTAAFTGDDSSVQTNGHYIGSNEDANAQSYCLTPSCIRSAGELLDNMDDKVNPCVDFFQFSCGGFIKKTSIPDDRTRMSSFSVLGDKLLTQVRLLLEEENSPDEAKSFHMARYVYQSCMDKEGIERLGVDPLKQILRTLGGWPVLEGASWNGSNYIWYEQVYRFRKMGYSVDYFVDFSVTTDLKNSSWRILDLDQPGLGMSREYLIKGFFDEDVQAYLHYMIDVATFLGADPSTVAQEMKEVLEFEIMLANFSLPREERRNASKLYNPMRIKDVSNFDPHTPWLEYINNILTSDIIQVSEDEIIIVDVPEYLVKFSSFIQKVPARVQSNYMLWRVAAASMKYLNEEARKISLRFSEKLTGKSEETPRWRTCVGAAKGSLANAVGAMYVRRYFDEASKQAALDMVADIRTEFDSILEKVDWMDANTKRRAKQKAKDIVEHIGYPPELLDNEKLNELYAGLELNSTHYLGNALNMTVFGTNYAFSKLRERVNKTDWIRHGRPAVVNAFYSPLENSIQFPAGILQGIFFSNDRPKYMNYGAIGWVIGHEITHGFDDQGRQFDMEGNLVDWWEPITKERYLQKAQCIIQQYGNYTIPHLELSLNGINTQGENIADNGGIKEAYQAYEKWVARTHQKEQLLPGLGKFNQRQLFWMSAANVWCAKYRDKALKLRVLTGVHSPDMFRVRGPFSNMPEFSRDFQCPLGSPMNPEKKCEVW